The following are encoded together in the Methylorubrum sp. B1-46 genome:
- the sucC gene encoding ADP-forming succinate--CoA ligase subunit beta produces the protein MNIHEYQAKAVLKEFGLPVSRGVPIFKPEEAAAAADALGGPVWVVKSQIHAGGRGKGTFKGAPAGAKGGVRVTKSKDEVVQFAGEMLGATLVTVQTGEAGKQVNRLYIEEGASIAAEFYLSMLVDRETGRVAFVVSTEGGMDIEQVAHDTPEKIVTFSVDPATGIMPHHGRAVAKALGLSGAQAKEAGALTEKLYAAFTAKDMSMLEINPLVLTGDGHLKCLDAKISFDSNALYRHPDIVALRDETEEDAKEIEASKYDLAYIALDGTIGCMVNGAGLAMATLDIIKLYGEEPANFLDVGGGASEEKVTAAFKIITADPQVKGILVNIFGGIMKCDVIARGVIAAVKAVGLEVPLVVRLEGTNVEEGKEIIRNSGLNVIPADDLDDAAQKIVAAVKKG, from the coding sequence ATGAACATCCACGAATACCAGGCCAAAGCCGTCCTGAAGGAGTTCGGCCTGCCGGTCTCCCGCGGCGTGCCGATCTTCAAGCCGGAAGAGGCGGCCGCCGCGGCCGACGCGCTCGGCGGCCCGGTCTGGGTGGTGAAATCGCAGATCCACGCGGGCGGGCGCGGCAAGGGCACCTTCAAGGGCGCGCCCGCGGGCGCCAAGGGCGGCGTGCGCGTCACCAAGTCCAAGGACGAGGTGGTGCAGTTCGCGGGCGAGATGCTCGGGGCGACGCTGGTGACGGTGCAGACCGGCGAGGCCGGCAAGCAGGTCAACCGCCTCTACATCGAGGAAGGCGCCTCGATCGCCGCCGAGTTCTACCTGTCGATGCTGGTCGATCGCGAGACCGGCCGCGTCGCCTTCGTCGTTTCGACCGAAGGCGGGATGGACATCGAGCAGGTCGCCCACGACACCCCTGAGAAGATCGTCACCTTCTCGGTCGATCCGGCCACCGGCATCATGCCCCATCACGGCCGTGCCGTCGCCAAGGCGCTCGGCCTCTCGGGCGCCCAGGCCAAGGAAGCGGGCGCGCTGACGGAGAAGCTCTACGCGGCCTTCACGGCCAAGGACATGAGCATGCTGGAGATCAACCCGCTGGTGCTCACCGGCGACGGTCATCTCAAGTGCCTCGACGCCAAGATCTCCTTCGACTCGAACGCCCTCTACCGCCACCCGGACATCGTCGCGCTGCGCGACGAAACGGAAGAGGACGCCAAGGAGATCGAGGCCTCGAAATACGACCTTGCCTACATCGCGCTCGACGGCACCATCGGCTGCATGGTCAACGGCGCGGGCCTGGCGATGGCGACGCTCGACATCATCAAGCTCTACGGCGAGGAGCCGGCGAACTTTCTCGACGTCGGCGGCGGCGCCTCCGAGGAGAAGGTCACGGCGGCCTTCAAGATCATCACCGCCGATCCGCAGGTGAAGGGCATCCTCGTCAACATCTTCGGCGGGATCATGAAGTGCGACGTCATCGCCCGCGGCGTGATCGCGGCGGTGAAGGCGGTCGGCCTCGAAGTGCCGCTCGTCGTGCGGCTCGAGGGCACCAATGTCGAAGAGGGCAAGGAGATCATCCGGAACTCCGGCCTCA
- the mdh gene encoding malate dehydrogenase — protein MARSKIALIGAGQIGGTLAHLAGLKELGDVVLFDIVDGVPQGKALDIAESAPVDGFDAKYSGASDYSAIAGADVVIVTAGVPRKPGMSRDDLIGINLKVMEAVGAGIKEHAPDAFVICITNPLDAMVWALQKFSGLPTNKVVGMAGVLDSARFRHFLAEEFGVSVEDVTAFVLGGHGDDMVPLTRYSTVAGVPLTDLVKLGWTTQEKLDAMVERTRKGGGEIVNLLKTGSAFYAPAASAIAMAESYLRDKKRVLPCAAYLEGQYGIDGLYVGVPVVIGENGVERVLEVTFDEAEKAMFEKSVNSVKGLIAACQGINEKLV, from the coding sequence ATGGCACGCAGCAAGATCGCGCTCATCGGAGCCGGGCAGATCGGTGGCACGCTCGCCCACCTCGCCGGCCTCAAGGAACTCGGTGACGTGGTGCTGTTCGACATCGTCGACGGCGTGCCGCAGGGCAAGGCGCTCGACATCGCCGAATCCGCCCCGGTCGACGGCTTCGATGCCAAGTATTCCGGCGCCAGCGACTATTCGGCCATTGCCGGCGCCGACGTCGTGATCGTGACGGCGGGTGTGCCGCGCAAGCCCGGCATGAGCCGCGACGACCTGATCGGCATCAACCTGAAGGTGATGGAAGCGGTCGGTGCCGGCATCAAGGAGCACGCCCCCGACGCCTTCGTGATCTGCATCACCAACCCGCTCGACGCGATGGTGTGGGCGCTGCAGAAGTTCTCGGGGCTCCCGACCAACAAGGTCGTCGGCATGGCCGGCGTGCTCGATTCCGCCCGCTTCCGCCACTTCCTCGCGGAAGAGTTCGGCGTCTCGGTCGAGGACGTCACCGCCTTCGTGCTCGGCGGCCACGGCGACGATATGGTGCCGCTGACCCGCTACTCGACGGTGGCCGGCGTGCCGCTGACCGATCTGGTCAAGCTCGGCTGGACCACCCAGGAGAAGCTCGACGCCATGGTCGAGCGCACCCGCAAGGGTGGCGGCGAGATCGTCAACCTCTTGAAGACCGGCTCGGCCTTCTACGCGCCGGCGGCCTCCGCCATCGCCATGGCCGAGAGCTACCTGCGCGACAAGAAGCGGGTTCTGCCCTGCGCCGCCTATCTCGAGGGCCAGTACGGCATCGACGGCCTCTATGTCGGCGTGCCGGTGGTGATCGGCGAGAACGGCGTCGAGCGCGTCCTCGAAGTGACCTTCGACGAGGCCGAGAAGGCGATGTTCGAGAAGTCGGTCAACTCCGTGAAGGGCCTGATCGCGGCCTGCCAGGGCATCAACGAGAAGCTCGTGTGA
- a CDS encoding TetR family transcriptional regulator, with protein MLPYGSLSLPVTLTDSEGEANDPNSDPRAGSSRPSRLSGPAARARPTPVSTDARLLAIATEHLTRLGPKRVTVVAVAAEAGMTHANVYRYFPSKDALLDAVAGRWLRDLETELAGIADAPDPADDKIERFISALANAQSEMLTREPNLFAVHLDATVASRPIARRHRVRLRALVERVVEEGIGTGVFAARDRERAIAVIFDASYRFTHPVAIQHDADVPRDLLDARLGAVIQSIQRALRTGTF; from the coding sequence ATGTTGCCATACGGATCTCTCTCCCTTCCCGTCACCCTGACCGACAGCGAGGGGGAGGCGAATGATCCGAACTCTGATCCGCGCGCCGGCTCCTCCCGCCCCTCCCGCCTGAGCGGCCCCGCAGCCCGCGCCAGACCTACACCAGTCTCGACGGATGCGCGGCTGCTGGCCATCGCCACGGAACACCTGACCCGGCTCGGGCCGAAACGGGTGACGGTGGTGGCGGTCGCCGCAGAGGCAGGCATGACCCATGCCAATGTCTACCGCTACTTCCCGTCGAAGGACGCCCTGCTCGACGCTGTCGCCGGGCGCTGGTTGCGCGACCTCGAAACCGAACTCGCCGGCATCGCCGACGCGCCCGATCCCGCCGACGACAAGATCGAGCGCTTCATCAGCGCACTCGCCAACGCTCAGAGCGAGATGCTGACCCGCGAGCCCAACCTGTTCGCCGTGCATCTCGATGCCACCGTCGCCTCCCGTCCGATTGCCCGCCGCCACCGCGTGCGTCTGCGCGCCCTCGTCGAGCGCGTCGTGGAGGAAGGTATCGGCACCGGCGTCTTCGCCGCCCGTGATCGCGAGCGGGCCATCGCGGTCATCTTCGACGCGAGCTACCGCTTCACCCATCCGGTGGCGATCCAGCACGATGCGGACGTGCCCCGCGACCTGCTGGATGCCCGTCTCGGGGCCGTGATCCAATCGATTCAGCGGGCCCTGCGGACAGGAACTTTCTGA
- the aroB gene encoding 3-dehydroquinate synthase, producing MTAPLPPAPPLGEPIEARLRRGLGARSIVLVGLMGAGKSTVGRRLASRLGLMFKDADHEIEAAAKLTIADIFAIYGEASFREGEERVIARLLREGPMVLATGGGAFMREATRARIAEGGISVWLKADLEVLMRRVRKRNTRPLLQTEDPEATMRALMEVRHPVYAQADVTVLSREVSHDRVVEDVMEALDLHINPSRVSQSQHLTYSMKQPSTRVNVPLSGGREYDIRIGRGLIDAVGAEARDLGARAAGIVTDETVAGLYGERVRSSLEAAGLRCGIIAVPPGEASKSYAEFARVSDGLLAHKIERGDLVVALGGGVVGDLAGFAAASLRRGVRFLQVPTTLLAQVDSSVGGKTGINSPLGKNLIGAFHQPRLVLADTATLDTLSEREMRAGYAEVAKYGLIGDADFFEWCEANWAGIFSGGSERDEAVAACCRAKAGVVTRDEREDGERALLNLGHTFGHALERLTGYDATRLVHGEGVAIGLALAFRFSARLGLCPGQDAGRVANHLALAGLPTRLSQVPGGAGDPDTLLDAMAQDKKVRDGQLTFILARGIGQSFIAPGIEAGEVRAFLEEELRG from the coding sequence ATGACCGCTCCCCTGCCGCCGGCGCCGCCGCTTGGCGAACCGATCGAAGCACGCCTGCGCCGTGGCCTCGGGGCCCGGTCGATCGTGCTCGTCGGTCTGATGGGGGCGGGCAAGAGCACCGTCGGCCGCCGCCTCGCCAGCCGCCTCGGCCTGATGTTCAAGGACGCCGACCACGAGATCGAAGCGGCGGCCAAGCTCACCATCGCCGACATCTTCGCCATCTACGGCGAGGCGAGCTTTCGCGAGGGGGAGGAGCGTGTGATCGCGCGCCTGCTGCGCGAGGGGCCGATGGTGCTGGCCACCGGCGGCGGCGCGTTCATGCGCGAGGCGACGCGGGCGCGAATCGCCGAGGGCGGCATCTCGGTCTGGCTCAAGGCGGATCTCGAGGTGCTGATGCGCCGCGTGCGCAAGCGCAACACCCGCCCTCTTCTCCAGACGGAGGATCCGGAAGCGACCATGCGTGCGCTGATGGAAGTGCGCCATCCCGTCTATGCCCAGGCCGATGTCACGGTCTTGTCTCGCGAAGTGTCCCATGACCGCGTGGTGGAAGACGTGATGGAAGCCCTCGACCTTCACATCAACCCATCCCGCGTGTCCCAATCGCAACATTTGACATATTCCATGAAGCAACCGTCAACGCGCGTGAACGTTCCTCTCTCGGGCGGGCGTGAATACGATATCCGCATCGGCCGCGGCCTGATCGATGCGGTGGGCGCGGAGGCGCGCGATCTCGGTGCGAGGGCCGCCGGCATCGTCACGGACGAAACGGTCGCCGGGCTCTACGGTGAGCGCGTGCGGTCGAGCCTTGAGGCCGCCGGCCTGCGCTGCGGGATCATCGCCGTGCCGCCGGGCGAAGCGTCCAAGAGTTACGCGGAATTCGCCCGCGTCAGCGACGGTTTGCTGGCTCATAAGATCGAGCGCGGCGACCTCGTGGTGGCGCTCGGTGGGGGGGTGGTCGGGGATCTCGCGGGCTTCGCGGCGGCCTCGCTGCGGCGCGGGGTCCGCTTCCTCCAAGTTCCGACGACCTTGCTCGCGCAGGTTGATTCGTCCGTCGGCGGAAAGACCGGGATCAACTCGCCGCTGGGAAAGAACCTGATCGGCGCCTTCCATCAGCCTCGGCTCGTTCTGGCCGATACCGCCACCCTCGACACCCTCTCCGAGCGCGAGATGCGGGCAGGCTACGCCGAGGTCGCCAAGTACGGCCTGATCGGCGACGCCGACTTCTTCGAATGGTGCGAGGCGAACTGGGCCGGCATCTTCTCCGGCGGGTCCGAGCGTGACGAGGCGGTGGCCGCCTGCTGCCGCGCCAAGGCCGGCGTGGTCACACGCGACGAGCGGGAGGACGGCGAGCGCGCTCTGCTCAATCTCGGCCACACCTTCGGCCACGCCCTGGAGCGGCTGACCGGCTACGACGCCACCCGCCTCGTCCACGGCGAGGGCGTCGCGATCGGGCTGGCGCTCGCCTTCCGCTTCTCGGCCCGGCTCGGCCTGTGCCCCGGCCAGGATGCGGGGCGCGTGGCCAACCATCTCGCGCTCGCCGGCCTGCCGACCCGCCTGAGCCAAGTGCCGGGCGGGGCCGGTGATCCCGACACGCTCCTCGACGCCATGGCCCAGGACAAGAAGGTCCGCGACGGTCAGCTCACCTTCATCCTCGCCCGCGGTATCGGCCAGAGCTTCATCGCGCCGGGGATCGAGGCGGGCGAAGTGCGGGCGTTCCTGGAGGAGGAATTGCGGGGCTGA
- the rlmN gene encoding 23S rRNA (adenine(2503)-C(2))-methyltransferase RlmN: MATASFDSAPGASRALPAIEKAPEVTALSTLPGRKASLVGLTREGLKQALIGIGVPERETRMRVSQVWHWIYVRGAREFSEMTNVGKGLKAQLADHFTLERPEVVTEQVSRDGTRKWLLRMAPTGAHDHNRGAEIECVYIPGDDRGTLCVSSQVGCTLTCSFCHTGTQRLVRNLSTAEIVSQLVVARDALGDFTGQMPGKDGGEAGRLVTNIVFMGMGEPLYNLDAVIDAIAVMSDQEGLALSRRRITVSTSGVVPQIERLGLEANAMLAISLHAVRDDLRDELVPLNRKYPIAQLLDACRTYPGLSNARRITFEYVMLKGVNDSDADARALVRLLKGIPAKINLIPFNPWPGSKYECSDWERIERFSEIVFTAGYASPVRTPRGRDILAACGQLKSETEKLRARARMMLEEGMGAEAVYADQVD; the protein is encoded by the coding sequence ATGGCGACGGCGTCGTTCGACTCCGCCCCGGGCGCATCGCGCGCCCTCCCCGCAATCGAGAAGGCCCCCGAGGTCACCGCCCTCTCGACCCTGCCCGGCCGTAAGGCCTCCCTCGTCGGTCTCACCCGTGAGGGATTGAAGCAGGCGCTCATCGGCATCGGCGTGCCCGAGCGCGAGACGCGGATGCGGGTGAGCCAGGTCTGGCACTGGATCTACGTGCGCGGCGCGCGCGAGTTCTCCGAGATGACCAATGTCGGCAAGGGGCTGAAGGCGCAGCTTGCGGACCATTTCACCCTGGAGCGGCCGGAGGTCGTCACCGAGCAGGTCTCGCGCGATGGCACCCGCAAGTGGCTGCTGCGCATGGCGCCCACCGGCGCGCACGACCACAACCGCGGCGCCGAGATCGAGTGTGTCTACATTCCCGGCGACGACCGCGGCACGCTCTGCGTCTCGTCCCAGGTCGGCTGCACGCTGACCTGCTCGTTCTGCCACACCGGCACGCAGCGCCTCGTGCGCAACCTCTCCACCGCCGAGATCGTCTCGCAGCTCGTCGTCGCCCGCGACGCCCTCGGCGACTTCACCGGCCAGATGCCGGGCAAGGATGGCGGCGAGGCCGGGCGGCTCGTCACCAACATCGTGTTCATGGGCATGGGCGAGCCGCTCTACAATCTCGACGCGGTGATCGACGCCATCGCGGTGATGTCGGACCAGGAGGGCCTCGCCCTCTCGCGCCGCCGCATCACGGTCTCGACCTCCGGGGTGGTGCCGCAGATCGAGCGGCTGGGGCTTGAGGCCAACGCCATGCTGGCGATCTCGCTGCACGCCGTGCGCGACGACCTGCGCGACGAGCTGGTGCCGCTCAACCGCAAGTACCCGATCGCCCAGCTGCTCGACGCCTGCCGGACCTATCCGGGCCTCAGCAACGCCCGGCGCATCACCTTCGAGTACGTGATGCTGAAGGGCGTCAACGATTCGGACGCCGACGCCCGCGCCCTGGTGCGCCTGCTCAAGGGCATCCCGGCCAAGATCAACCTGATCCCGTTCAACCCCTGGCCCGGCTCGAAATACGAGTGCTCGGACTGGGAGCGGATCGAGCGCTTCTCCGAGATCGTCTTCACAGCCGGCTACGCCTCTCCGGTGCGCACCCCGCGCGGGCGTGACATCCTCGCGGCCTGCGGCCAGCTCAAGAGCGAGACCGAGAAGCTGCGGGCACGGGCCCGGATGATGCTCGAAGAGGGCATGGGCGCCGAGGCCGTCTACGCCGATCAGGTCGACTGA
- a CDS encoding phosphoenolpyruvate carboxykinase, giving the protein MKTIGEFNAAHGPEAIGLTDLAAVHWNLEAPRLNEEALRRGEGQLARGGALVATTGSHTGRSPKDKYVVRDASTENEIWWDNNGSITPEQFATLLDDFRAHARGKELFAQDLYGGADPAHRVRARVYTELAWHSLFIRNLLIRPERDELSQYVPELTIIDLPSFQADPARHGCRSKTVIAIDFSQKIVLIGGSAYAGEMKKSVFTYLNYVLPGAGVMPMHCSANASLDETGDSALFFGLSGTGKTTLSNDSSRQLIGDDEHGWSRDGIFNFEGGCYAKTIRLSRNAEPEIYATTERFGTVMENVVIDPLTRVPDFDDASLTENTRCAYPLDFIANASATGRAGHPKNIVMLTCDAFGVMPPIAKLTGAEAMYHFLSGYTAKVAGTERGLTAPEATFSTCFGAPFMPRHPSVYGNLLRQLMAEHGVDCWLVNTGWTGGGVGTGRRMPIRVTRRLLSAALDGSLAQTEFRRDPYFGFSVPAEVPGVETQVLSPVETWTNKAAFAETATRLVTMFRENFTRFESHVDADVRAAEPVAAPIAA; this is encoded by the coding sequence GTGAAGACCATCGGTGAATTCAACGCGGCCCACGGTCCGGAGGCCATCGGCCTGACCGATCTCGCCGCCGTGCATTGGAACCTCGAAGCGCCCCGCCTCAATGAGGAAGCCTTGCGGCGCGGCGAGGGGCAGCTCGCCCGCGGCGGCGCGCTGGTCGCCACCACCGGCAGCCACACCGGCCGCTCGCCCAAGGACAAGTACGTGGTGCGCGATGCCAGCACCGAGAACGAGATCTGGTGGGACAACAACGGCTCGATTACGCCCGAGCAATTCGCCACGCTGCTCGACGATTTCCGCGCGCACGCCCGCGGCAAGGAGCTGTTCGCCCAGGATCTCTACGGCGGTGCCGACCCGGCCCACCGGGTGCGGGCGCGGGTCTACACCGAACTCGCGTGGCACTCCCTGTTCATCCGCAACCTGCTGATCCGCCCCGAGCGCGACGAACTCAGCCAGTACGTGCCGGAGCTGACGATCATCGACCTGCCGAGCTTCCAAGCCGACCCGGCCCGGCACGGCTGCCGCTCCAAGACCGTGATCGCCATCGATTTCAGCCAGAAGATCGTGCTGATCGGCGGCTCGGCCTATGCAGGCGAGATGAAGAAGTCGGTCTTCACCTACCTCAACTACGTGCTCCCCGGCGCGGGCGTGATGCCGATGCACTGCTCGGCCAATGCCAGCCTCGACGAGACCGGCGACTCGGCCCTGTTCTTCGGCCTGTCCGGCACCGGCAAGACCACGTTGTCGAACGATTCCTCGCGCCAACTGATCGGCGACGACGAGCACGGCTGGAGCCGGGACGGCATCTTCAACTTCGAGGGCGGCTGCTACGCCAAGACCATCCGGCTCTCGCGCAACGCCGAGCCGGAGATCTATGCCACCACCGAGCGCTTCGGCACGGTGATGGAGAACGTCGTCATCGATCCGCTCACCCGCGTGCCGGATTTCGACGACGCCTCGCTCACCGAGAACACCCGCTGCGCCTACCCGCTCGACTTCATCGCCAATGCCAGCGCCACCGGCCGGGCGGGCCATCCGAAGAACATCGTGATGCTGACCTGCGACGCCTTCGGCGTGATGCCGCCGATCGCCAAGCTCACGGGCGCCGAGGCGATGTACCACTTCCTCTCGGGCTACACCGCCAAGGTGGCGGGCACCGAGCGCGGGCTGACGGCGCCGGAGGCGACCTTCTCGACCTGCTTCGGCGCACCGTTCATGCCGCGCCACCCGAGCGTCTACGGCAACCTGCTGCGGCAGTTGATGGCCGAGCACGGCGTGGATTGCTGGCTCGTCAACACCGGCTGGACCGGGGGTGGCGTCGGCACCGGGCGGCGCATGCCGATCCGCGTCACCCGCCGGCTGCTCTCGGCGGCGCTCGACGGCTCGCTGGCGCAGACCGAGTTCCGACGCGATCCGTATTTCGGCTTCTCGGTGCCCGCCGAAGTGCCCGGCGTCGAGACGCAGGTGCTCTCGCCGGTCGAGACCTGGACCAACAAGGCGGCCTTCGCCGAGACCGCCACCCGCCTCGTCACGATGTTCCGCGAGAACTTCACCCGCTTCGAGAGCCACGTCGATGCCGACGTGCGCGCCGCCGAGCCGGTCGCCGCACCGATCGCGGCCTGA